A single window of Vibrio alfacsensis DNA harbors:
- a CDS encoding metallophosphoesterase produces MKFYAVSDLHLDLHGIHRSFWHNFDNDAVLIIAGDTANALNGISYVKNVLCSYFKAVVLIAGNHEWYGNKNKSYRSGYLHKQVSINSENGIDVQAYSPIAKLKAHSETTANLFFLDNESIDLNGCTIYGGTLWFPIHTYSPELIDAYSELMNDTKYISHQMIEEQHKAFINNFPRKVDIAISHHLPSKEAFAVEQNANSDYAPYYQAGLSDELISKARYWIAGHQHDPVEKIIAGSTTFICNPKGSIPLKSGGLKIKAYYL; encoded by the coding sequence TTGAAATTTTACGCAGTATCTGATTTGCACTTGGATTTACACGGTATCCATCGGAGCTTTTGGCATAACTTCGATAATGACGCTGTTTTGATTATTGCGGGTGACACCGCCAATGCGCTCAATGGCATTTCGTATGTAAAAAATGTTCTTTGCTCTTACTTTAAAGCCGTTGTCCTCATTGCAGGGAACCATGAGTGGTACGGTAATAAAAATAAATCTTATCGTTCTGGTTATCTACACAAACAAGTTTCAATAAACTCCGAAAACGGTATTGATGTTCAGGCATACTCCCCAATAGCAAAGCTTAAGGCGCACAGTGAAACAACTGCGAACTTGTTTTTTCTGGATAATGAATCAATTGATTTAAATGGATGTACCATCTATGGCGGCACTCTTTGGTTTCCTATCCACACATACTCGCCTGAACTAATAGATGCGTACTCAGAACTGATGAATGATACAAAGTACATCAGCCATCAAATGATTGAAGAGCAGCACAAGGCATTCATTAACAACTTTCCAAGGAAAGTTGATATAGCGATATCTCATCATCTTCCATCAAAAGAGGCTTTTGCTGTCGAACAAAATGCCAACAGCGATTATGCTCCGTACTACCAAGCTGGTTTGAGTGACGAACTGATCTCTAAAGCACGATACTGGATTGCAGGTCATCAACACGATCCAGTAGAAAAGATCATTGCTGGCAGCACCACTTTCATTTGTAATCCAAAAGGCTCTATCCCACTCAAGTCAGGAGGCTTGAAGATCAAGGCATACTACCTTTAA
- a CDS encoding SprT family zinc-dependent metalloprotease: MPIYQYGTTEIEWVFKLDSKLAHHYITVERGKKVLLRGPDVPEEEQQALIRYRARWIKQRLAEVNQPLKEDIVTGSRAPYRGRTFYCEVIPAPDLSRVEISFTQSRFKILSPEGTYVSRNLFKAALERFYKHKAQEKIGARLRYLQKETGLEATTFRIKRFDARWANCTENNVLEFHPRCMEFSNKAMDYVIIHELCHTVEKSHNKNFWKLIAKHCPEWRELHDEVEHSGMDL, from the coding sequence ATGCCAATTTATCAATATGGAACAACAGAGATCGAATGGGTATTTAAGTTAGACTCAAAATTAGCCCATCACTACATAACTGTTGAACGTGGTAAGAAGGTACTTCTACGTGGGCCTGACGTACCTGAAGAAGAACAGCAAGCGTTAATTCGCTACAGAGCACGTTGGATCAAACAGCGACTAGCCGAGGTTAACCAACCTCTCAAAGAAGATATAGTCACGGGTAGCAGAGCACCCTACCGTGGTCGAACGTTCTATTGTGAAGTGATTCCCGCTCCTGATCTCTCTAGGGTTGAAATTAGCTTTACTCAAAGTCGATTCAAGATTCTTTCACCCGAGGGGACTTATGTGAGTCGTAACTTGTTTAAAGCGGCACTAGAACGCTTTTACAAGCACAAAGCACAAGAAAAGATTGGTGCTCGCCTCCGTTACTTACAGAAAGAAACAGGGTTGGAAGCGACAACATTTCGCATCAAGAGGTTTGATGCAAGGTGGGCAAATTGTACTGAGAACAATGTTCTTGAGTTTCATCCTCGTTGCATGGAGTTTTCGAATAAAGCGATGGATTACGTGATTATTCATGAACTTTGCCACACGGTTGAAAAGAGTCACAACAAAAACTTTTGGAAACTTATTGCCAAACATTGTCCAGAATGGAGAGAGCTGCATGATGAAGTCGAACATTCAGGTATGGATCTATAG
- a CDS encoding TOTE conflict system archaeo-eukaryotic primase domain-containing protein has product MSGLDMDELELIEQKIHELKKELAQLEQQKQRLLTQEAIDKEAACEMSPQQKLSIYQSYFKGNTQCYAHRWQNQQGRSGYAIACENEWHQGVCGKPKVKCLECPNQAFKPLGDDAMYAHLTGKEVVGLYPMLANNTCWLLAVDFDKSDWQEASLAYVEVCKLKGIDCLLERSRSGQGAHVWIFFVQETDAKVARQLGFYLLDEAMKIHGALSFDSYDRLFPNQDVLPIGGIGNLIALPLQKQARLNGNSVFVDHSFTPYPDQWEVLASTGRLSIEKIELLLESRVDHRNDGEDGASIKPWERTVNTSAAIPDKPKALDIVLANRLYLPINQVPNPLIAQFKKLASFSNPKFFKAQGLRLSTNGIARFICLAELDSGYLSLPRGCWDDLQAICLELGIALQVTDNRFAGQVLTDMTFVGSLRSAQSKAIDELMQHDIGVLHAPTAFGKTITAIGLIQRRGVNTLVLVHNKQLVDQWQERLKAFTQGIDIGVYTGSKKKATGQVDIATYQSLINRSDNSVHALVKEYGQIIVDECHHLSAPQYEQVLSEAHAKYVVGISATLERRDGHQPIIFMQAGRVRHTIKSDRNNQFAQVLDRRELNLEVPLHLSSNDPKPHISEIYRWLMLHPIRNATIVEGIQKEVSNGRVPIVLTERREHANIIAGLLNDLGITPNISRFDEEKAAS; this is encoded by the coding sequence TTGTCGGGGCTAGATATGGATGAGCTTGAGCTAATTGAACAAAAGATTCATGAGCTAAAAAAGGAGCTGGCTCAACTTGAACAGCAGAAGCAGCGTCTATTGACGCAGGAAGCGATTGACAAGGAAGCTGCATGTGAAATGTCACCTCAGCAAAAACTGTCTATCTATCAGAGTTATTTTAAAGGCAATACTCAATGCTATGCGCATAGGTGGCAGAACCAACAAGGCAGAAGTGGTTATGCGATTGCTTGCGAAAATGAGTGGCATCAAGGTGTATGCGGTAAACCTAAAGTAAAGTGTTTGGAGTGCCCCAACCAAGCATTCAAGCCGTTAGGTGACGATGCTATGTATGCCCACCTTACTGGCAAAGAAGTTGTTGGTTTGTATCCTATGCTGGCGAATAACACCTGTTGGTTACTAGCGGTTGATTTTGATAAAAGTGATTGGCAAGAAGCCTCTCTTGCGTATGTCGAAGTGTGCAAACTAAAAGGCATCGATTGTTTATTAGAACGATCTCGCTCAGGTCAGGGGGCACATGTCTGGATTTTCTTTGTACAGGAGACTGACGCAAAAGTAGCTCGACAATTAGGGTTCTATTTACTTGATGAAGCCATGAAAATTCATGGTGCTTTGTCATTTGATTCCTATGACCGCCTATTCCCCAATCAAGACGTGCTACCTATCGGGGGAATTGGGAATCTGATTGCTTTGCCGTTACAAAAACAAGCTCGTTTAAATGGAAACTCGGTGTTTGTTGATCACTCATTTACACCATACCCTGATCAATGGGAGGTGTTAGCGTCGACGGGACGATTATCTATTGAGAAAATAGAATTACTTCTCGAAAGCAGAGTGGACCATCGAAATGATGGTGAAGATGGCGCATCAATCAAGCCATGGGAACGAACAGTCAACACAAGTGCTGCCATCCCAGACAAACCTAAGGCGTTAGACATCGTTCTAGCCAACCGATTGTACTTACCGATAAACCAAGTTCCGAATCCTCTAATTGCTCAGTTTAAAAAATTGGCATCCTTTTCGAATCCTAAGTTTTTCAAAGCCCAAGGGCTGCGATTGTCGACCAACGGAATTGCACGTTTTATATGCTTGGCGGAATTAGACAGTGGTTACTTGAGCTTGCCGAGGGGGTGTTGGGATGACTTACAGGCTATTTGCTTAGAATTAGGGATTGCTCTCCAAGTTACGGATAATCGTTTTGCTGGTCAGGTGCTAACGGACATGACATTTGTTGGCTCTTTGCGCTCAGCGCAAAGTAAAGCGATTGATGAGTTAATGCAGCATGACATTGGTGTTCTTCACGCTCCAACGGCCTTTGGTAAAACGATAACAGCGATTGGTTTAATACAAAGGCGAGGAGTCAATACTCTGGTATTAGTGCATAACAAGCAGCTTGTTGACCAGTGGCAGGAGCGCTTAAAAGCTTTCACCCAGGGCATCGATATCGGCGTATATACAGGAAGCAAGAAGAAAGCGACTGGACAAGTTGATATCGCGACTTATCAAAGTTTGATAAACAGAAGCGACAATAGTGTTCATGCACTGGTGAAAGAATATGGTCAAATCATTGTGGATGAATGCCACCATCTATCAGCACCACAATATGAGCAAGTGTTATCTGAAGCGCATGCTAAGTACGTCGTTGGGATTAGTGCAACACTTGAAAGGCGAGATGGACATCAACCGATCATATTTATGCAAGCAGGTAGAGTAAGACATACCATAAAGTCAGACCGAAACAATCAGTTTGCTCAGGTGCTAGATCGCCGAGAGCTGAATCTGGAAGTGCCTTTGCATTTATCTTCGAATGACCCTAAACCTCATATTTCCGAGATTTATCGTTGGTTAATGCTTCACCCCATACGTAACGCCACCATTGTTGAGGGGATTCAAAAAGAGGTCTCCAATGGCCGAGTTCCGATCGTGTTAACCGAGCGGAGAGAGCACGCCAATATCATTGCTGGTTTACTCAATGATTTGGGGATCACACCAAATATTAGTAGGTTCGATGAAGAAAAAGCAGCAAGCTGA
- the abiEi gene encoding type IV toxin-antitoxin system AbiEi family antitoxin — MKLQSAIKRLHEFDMKGHYVYRHGDLRKLFIEDSERAFNAGLKRLLNAGVLERVVRGVYVYCLSSKTKSVDTIEYIVKALRRGEYNYISLESALSEYGVISQIPIDRLTIMSTGRKGEYKTPYGVIEITHTKRSVSDILNSIYRSERPLRVATQDAAIRDLRRVGRNLHLLPESY, encoded by the coding sequence ATGAAGTTGCAGTCAGCAATTAAGCGTTTACATGAATTTGATATGAAAGGTCACTATGTCTATCGTCATGGTGATTTGAGAAAGCTGTTCATTGAAGATAGTGAAAGGGCTTTTAACGCAGGTCTTAAAAGGCTCCTCAATGCAGGTGTCTTAGAGCGAGTGGTTCGGGGAGTATATGTATACTGCCTATCTTCCAAAACGAAGAGTGTAGATACAATCGAATACATAGTAAAAGCACTCCGACGAGGAGAGTATAATTATATCAGTCTCGAAAGTGCTTTGTCAGAATATGGTGTGATTAGTCAGATCCCGATAGATCGGCTTACTATCATGAGCACAGGGCGCAAAGGAGAGTATAAAACGCCTTATGGAGTGATAGAGATTACGCACACCAAGCGCTCAGTATCGGATATTCTGAATAGTATTTACCGTTCAGAAAGACCGCTTCGTGTTGCAACACAGGATGCAGCAATCCGAGATTTGCGACGTGTCGGACGAAATTTACATTTGTTGCCAGAAAGCTACTAA
- a CDS encoding ATP-binding protein, whose translation MKRTLLENLLTWKGKPTRKPLLIDGARQTGKTFLLQELLGSTFENVLRIDFLESPELMEAFAGSLNPDDIITNIELLTGQTFEPSTDLLILDEIGECPRAVTALKYFAEKAPKAYVAASGSNIGLLTSFPVGKVEQHNLRPLTFREFLWASGEKALQKAFDQKLSSSAAHSKLIELLTDYYFVGGMPEAVNSWFANSQLSIIDRIEAVSEVHRNLIEGYMRDFGKYSGKVDAQLIESVFRSIPAQLSSVFDDSVKRFKFKGVHERKSRYAEYESAITWLHKCRLALKNHPIEGQPRSPLAAYQKENAVKLFLFDVGLLNHMLGTGYREIKQQGYEYKGYVAENYVQQEIAALGIEPSFSWGDARAEIEFIIADDLGRIVPVEVKSGKRTRAKSLQSYIEKCKPHKTIKLTGTQGSPATEKEHIVMPLYYTEYLLDHLRDLDKS comes from the coding sequence ATGAAACGAACACTGCTTGAAAACCTACTCACCTGGAAAGGCAAGCCAACCAGGAAGCCTCTACTGATTGACGGAGCTAGACAAACTGGCAAAACATTCTTATTGCAGGAGCTATTAGGAAGTACATTCGAAAATGTCCTAAGGATCGATTTTTTAGAGAGTCCTGAGTTAATGGAAGCTTTTGCTGGATCTTTAAATCCTGATGACATCATCACCAATATTGAACTCTTAACAGGGCAAACCTTCGAACCATCTACAGATCTACTTATTTTAGATGAGATTGGTGAGTGTCCTAGAGCGGTTACCGCACTTAAATACTTTGCAGAAAAGGCTCCCAAAGCTTATGTTGCTGCAAGTGGTTCCAATATTGGATTGCTCACCTCCTTCCCTGTTGGAAAAGTTGAACAGCACAACTTAAGGCCACTGACTTTCAGGGAGTTTTTGTGGGCATCTGGAGAGAAAGCTCTTCAAAAAGCGTTTGACCAAAAGCTGAGTTCTTCTGCGGCTCATTCCAAGTTAATCGAATTGCTAACTGATTATTACTTCGTTGGCGGCATGCCTGAAGCCGTAAACTCATGGTTCGCAAACTCTCAACTCAGTATCATTGACCGAATTGAAGCCGTCTCTGAAGTCCATCGAAACTTAATTGAGGGCTACATGCGTGATTTCGGAAAATACTCTGGAAAAGTAGATGCGCAACTCATCGAGTCTGTATTTAGAAGCATCCCAGCCCAGTTATCTTCGGTATTCGATGACTCCGTTAAACGGTTCAAATTCAAAGGCGTTCACGAACGCAAATCTCGATATGCTGAATATGAAAGTGCGATCACATGGCTTCACAAGTGTCGACTTGCGCTAAAGAATCATCCTATTGAAGGACAACCTCGTTCTCCTTTAGCTGCTTATCAGAAGGAAAATGCAGTTAAATTATTTCTATTTGATGTAGGCCTGTTGAACCATATGCTCGGCACGGGTTACCGTGAAATCAAACAGCAAGGCTATGAATACAAGGGATATGTCGCAGAAAACTATGTTCAACAGGAAATCGCCGCACTAGGTATTGAACCAAGTTTCTCTTGGGGAGACGCAAGGGCTGAGATAGAGTTCATCATCGCTGATGACCTAGGCCGTATTGTGCCTGTAGAAGTAAAGAGCGGTAAGCGAACCCGAGCAAAATCATTGCAGTCTTACATCGAAAAGTGCAAGCCCCACAAGACGATCAAACTTACAGGCACTCAAGGCTCTCCAGCAACAGAGAAAGAGCACATAGTGATGCCACTTTACTACACTGAATACTTACTTGATCACCTAAGAGATCTAGATAAAAGCTAA
- a CDS encoding AAA family ATPase, with translation MIKTITLKGVASYSPTSPVVIQTDNKKINLLYGLNGSGKSTIGKFLHSPSLPEYRNCSIQPSELEEDILVYNQEFIRSNFYEIPDFQGVFTLSEENKEAEQAIEEATQNTAHLSQNIEVSKTKKSRKKSDIENEETSLKESVWKAKTTYENGALDFCLDGLRRNKLGFLNKVRSSSGNVTSTIESLQKRLVSYLDKTLVYFRAFP, from the coding sequence ATGATTAAAACCATAACGTTAAAAGGTGTAGCTAGTTACTCACCAACTTCGCCAGTGGTTATTCAAACTGACAACAAGAAGATAAACCTGCTCTATGGTCTAAATGGTTCAGGTAAGTCTACAATAGGCAAATTTTTACATTCTCCTTCACTACCAGAATACCGAAACTGTTCCATTCAGCCCAGTGAGTTGGAAGAAGATATCTTGGTTTACAATCAAGAGTTTATACGTAGCAACTTCTATGAAATTCCCGACTTTCAGGGTGTTTTCACTCTGAGCGAAGAAAACAAAGAAGCCGAACAAGCAATTGAAGAAGCAACACAGAATACAGCTCACCTAAGTCAAAACATCGAGGTTTCCAAAACAAAGAAAAGTCGCAAAAAAAGTGACATAGAGAATGAAGAGACTTCGCTAAAGGAATCTGTCTGGAAAGCAAAAACCACATATGAAAATGGTGCACTAGATTTTTGCCTAGATGGCTTACGGAGAAACAAACTTGGCTTTCTAAACAAGGTCAGATCAAGTAGTGGAAATGTCACATCTACAATTGAATCACTGCAAAAGAGGCTCGTGAGTTATCTGGACAAGACGCTAGTCTACTTCCGAGCGTTCCCATGA
- a CDS encoding DEAD/DEAH box helicase: MKKKQQAEVMSKLGSTQVIVATGRFIGEGFDLPRLDTLILALPVSWKGSLIQYVGRIQRDYKGKEEVKVIDYVDAKIPMLLRMFKKREKGYRALGFSSESIVQDQLI, encoded by the coding sequence ATGAAGAAAAAGCAGCAAGCTGAGGTGATGTCTAAGCTAGGCAGTACACAAGTCATTGTTGCTACTGGGCGTTTTATCGGAGAGGGCTTTGACCTCCCACGCTTAGATACTTTGATATTGGCGCTGCCTGTATCTTGGAAAGGCTCGTTAATCCAATATGTAGGGCGCATACAGCGTGATTACAAAGGAAAAGAGGAGGTGAAGGTGATCGACTATGTTGATGCAAAAATTCCAATGTTGCTCAGGATGTTCAAAAAACGAGAAAAAGGGTATCGAGCACTTGGTTTTTCATCAGAATCAATAGTTCAAGATCAATTGATTTAG
- a CDS encoding recombinase family protein, whose amino-acid sequence MSEGRTFAYCRVSKSEQTTENQILAIKNFGYDIPDHRVISETVSGGVPAMERGHFKMLVEHKLEEGDKLVVLKLDRLGRDSIDVQHTISMLLEKGIRPISLDLPAADLSSAEGRLMLQMFSAFAEFERNRIRERTIEGQARARSEGKVIGRPEAKDTTSRVQECRALGLTQSKTAKKLDISLPTVKRHWNK is encoded by the coding sequence ATGTCTGAGGGACGTACATTCGCATATTGTCGCGTTTCAAAAAGCGAACAAACAACAGAAAACCAGATCCTAGCCATTAAGAATTTTGGTTATGATATTCCAGATCATCGCGTTATTTCTGAAACTGTGTCAGGTGGCGTTCCAGCGATGGAACGTGGGCATTTCAAAATGTTGGTTGAGCATAAGCTAGAAGAAGGTGACAAACTGGTTGTTTTAAAACTAGATCGGCTAGGTAGGGATAGTATTGATGTTCAGCATACGATTAGTATGCTGTTAGAGAAAGGAATTAGACCTATATCGTTAGATTTACCAGCCGCTGATCTAAGCTCAGCGGAGGGGCGATTAATGCTCCAAATGTTTTCAGCATTTGCAGAGTTTGAACGTAATCGTATCCGAGAGCGCACGATAGAAGGGCAAGCACGAGCGCGATCGGAAGGAAAGGTTATCGGTAGACCAGAGGCTAAAGACACAACGTCAAGAGTTCAAGAGTGTCGTGCTCTTGGGTTAACACAATCAAAAACAGCGAAAAAATTGGATATCTCTCTGCCGACGGTTAAGCGCCATTGGAACAAGTGA
- a CDS encoding AAA family ATPase, translating to MINLDVSSFENDPILDQVIVGSKDSYLSDLVEQLGNSDWVKSGLDYMKPDNPCPFCQQELSSSITEAINQLFDETYSKKVSQIEGLSSSYRALVEDIESKLSAPAYTFEDDVITYGFVDKRELLLEKLSANLSQIDLKIRNPSTVVTLTDTSALVADVNTAIAEIQRDIDLFNDKIRNKKSHLDRIASEFWMILNGQFSALIAASDEKVNDFKMK from the coding sequence ATGATTAACCTTGATGTCAGTAGCTTCGAAAATGATCCGATTTTGGATCAAGTTATCGTGGGATCTAAGGACTCATATCTATCTGATTTAGTCGAACAACTGGGCAATTCTGACTGGGTAAAGTCAGGTCTGGACTACATGAAACCCGATAATCCGTGTCCTTTCTGCCAGCAAGAGTTAAGCTCATCGATTACTGAAGCGATCAATCAACTATTTGACGAGACATACTCCAAAAAAGTCAGCCAGATAGAAGGGTTATCTAGCAGCTACAGAGCTTTAGTTGAGGATATTGAGAGCAAGTTATCGGCTCCAGCATACACTTTTGAAGACGATGTGATTACATATGGCTTCGTAGATAAGAGAGAGCTACTCCTTGAAAAGTTATCAGCCAACTTGTCTCAAATTGACCTTAAAATCAGAAATCCTAGTACGGTAGTTACGCTTACCGATACGAGCGCTCTAGTGGCAGATGTTAATACTGCAATAGCCGAAATACAAAGAGACATAGATCTATTCAACGATAAGATCAGAAACAAGAAAAGCCATTTGGATCGAATAGCTTCGGAGTTTTGGATGATCCTGAATGGGCAGTTTAGTGCCCTTATCGCAGCTTCAGATGAAAAGGTTAACGACTTCAAGATGAAGTAA
- a CDS encoding IS3 family transposase (programmed frameshift) — protein MSSKRYPEEFKIEAVKQVTEKGHSVADVAARLGTTSHSLYAWVKRYGPNSSQYQAQSDESAEIRRLKKELQRVTEERDIPKKSRGVLRKPVRLRYAFIKANQTIWSVRRMCKVFGIHPSGYYSWLKNPDSRQEKRRKYLLGLIKQFWLESGCVYGYRKIYSDLRDEGEICGINQVHRLMKREGIQSQRGYRKPRPKGGVENIIVSNKLAREFNPHAPNQSWVTDITYIKTHEGWLYLAVVVDLFSRRVIGWSMKSRITKELALDALLMAIWRRSPIQKVLVHSDQGSQYTSYDWDRFLKQHGLESSMSRRGNCHDNAVAESFFQLLKRERIKRKIYTTREEARMDIFEYIEMFYNIKRRHGSNNQLSPVEYEKQYEIELKSVY, from the exons ATGAGCAGCAAGAGATATCCAGAAGAATTTAAAATTGAAGCAGTCAAACAAGTGACTGAAAAAGGTCATAGCGTGGCTGATGTTGCAGCGCGACTAGGAACAACGAGCCATAGTTTGTATGCGTGGGTTAAACGCTACGGTCCCAACTCCTCACAATACCAAGCTCAATCTGATGAAAGTGCTGAAATTCGTCGACTTAAAAAGGAATTACAGCGAGTAACAGAAGAGCGAGACATAC CTAAAAAAAGCCGCGGTGTACTTCGCAAGCCAGTCCGACTGAGGTATGCCTTTATTAAAGCGAATCAGACAATCTGGTCTGTTCGACGTATGTGTAAGGTCTTTGGAATTCACCCAAGTGGTTATTATTCTTGGCTAAAAAATCCAGATAGTAGACAAGAAAAGCGGCGAAAATATCTTCTCGGACTGATAAAGCAATTTTGGCTGGAGTCAGGCTGTGTATACGGTTATCGAAAAATCTACAGTGACCTGCGAGATGAAGGGGAAATCTGTGGAATTAACCAAGTTCATCGTCTTATGAAGCGAGAAGGAATTCAGTCACAAAGAGGTTATCGAAAGCCCCGCCCTAAAGGTGGTGTCGAAAACATCATTGTTTCCAACAAGCTCGCCCGAGAGTTCAACCCGCATGCGCCCAATCAATCGTGGGTAACTGATATTACATATATCAAAACGCACGAAGGTTGGCTGTATCTAGCGGTAGTTGTAGACCTGTTCTCTCGGCGGGTAATTGGTTGGTCAATGAAAAGTAGAATAACCAAAGAGCTTGCCCTTGATGCTTTGCTGATGGCTATTTGGCGTCGTTCACCAATACAAAAAGTGCTCGTTCACTCAGATCAAGGAAGCCAGTACACCAGCTACGACTGGGACAGGTTTTTGAAACAGCATGGTCTTGAATCAAGTATGAGTCGCCGTGGTAACTGTCACGACAATGCGGTTGCCGAGAGTTTTTTCCAGTTACTCAAAAGAGAAAGAATTAAGCGGAAGATCTACACCACGAGAGAGGAAGCTCGTATGGACATCTTCGAATATATTGAGATGTTCTACAACATTAAACGCCGACATGGTTCCAATAATCAGTTGTCGCCAGTAGAGTATGAAAAGCAATATGAAATAGAATTAAAGAGTGTCTACTAA
- a CDS encoding HNH endonuclease family protein — MAFLNRMTRESDLTWSEFNDFVTAFEKVYMHGWLKKQVKSQREMVCYSALVAINNGKSFTDIIEHVNQHSDNAGFTEALDQDLYEPRPNQVNLIKAILLRLDLEQQDESVIKTYTGRITIEHILPQKLANEYWTSRYNSNDHAMWLHKLGNLTLISGSKNSEAQNSDFDKRKVSTKN; from the coding sequence ATGGCATTTCTCAATCGCATGACAAGAGAAAGCGATTTAACTTGGTCTGAATTTAATGATTTTGTAACTGCGTTCGAAAAAGTTTATATGCATGGTTGGCTTAAGAAACAAGTAAAAAGCCAAAGAGAAATGGTGTGTTATTCAGCTTTAGTCGCTATAAACAATGGAAAATCATTCACTGATATTATTGAACATGTAAATCAACACTCTGATAACGCAGGTTTTACCGAAGCACTAGATCAAGACTTATATGAACCAAGACCAAATCAAGTAAACTTGATAAAGGCAATTCTTTTGCGTTTAGATCTTGAACAGCAAGATGAAAGCGTGATCAAAACTTACACTGGTCGCATAACCATCGAACATATCTTGCCTCAAAAACTAGCGAACGAATATTGGACTTCAAGATATAATTCAAATGACCACGCAATGTGGTTACATAAATTGGGCAACCTAACTTTGATTAGCGGTTCAAAGAACTCTGAGGCACAAAATAGTGACTTTGATAAAAGAAAGGTATCTACGAAAAATTAA
- a CDS encoding competence protein CoiA family protein, giving the protein MLLQHVPFGLRIQDQTFVDVADVVRGKNCGCICPSCHTPLIARQGEEKQWHFAHASRKVEGTDKECDFSFFVSVRMMARQVIETGISIVLPEYRSSLTKQAKGKCFKEDFLVAKSSTILLDNVDKEVLFEKCIVDVMGKVGEFIFVIYFTHPNRPLPNELLTPHNRQCGVLEIKLDDTHHLFTRDKVSGTRQLDRLKDYLQNDVESKVWVFHPRYAQLEQEATERLSLKASQYTPPPTPSFRNDQYRHRNQRNVNLHNSDSWQSTTKAVPPTPIPKRSAQFECIMCQCQWQVTLPSTPICPKCHSHLYASEVSSR; this is encoded by the coding sequence ATGCTGCTTCAACATGTGCCTTTCGGCTTAAGAATCCAAGATCAGACATTCGTTGATGTCGCTGATGTTGTGCGAGGGAAGAATTGCGGCTGTATATGCCCTTCTTGCCACACACCACTGATTGCGAGACAAGGTGAAGAAAAGCAATGGCATTTTGCTCATGCGAGCCGCAAGGTTGAAGGAACTGACAAAGAATGTGATTTTTCTTTTTTTGTTTCTGTGCGCATGATGGCGAGACAAGTGATAGAAACGGGTATATCTATTGTTCTTCCTGAGTACAGGAGTTCTCTAACAAAACAAGCGAAAGGAAAGTGTTTCAAAGAAGATTTTTTGGTTGCTAAGTCATCCACCATCTTACTTGATAACGTCGATAAAGAAGTTTTATTTGAGAAATGTATTGTGGATGTAATGGGCAAAGTCGGTGAATTCATCTTTGTTATTTATTTCACCCACCCAAATCGTCCACTTCCAAATGAATTGCTCACACCACATAACAGGCAATGCGGTGTGCTCGAAATCAAGCTGGATGATACACATCACCTATTTACACGCGATAAAGTGTCAGGGACTCGGCAACTGGACAGACTAAAAGATTACCTTCAAAACGATGTCGAATCTAAAGTGTGGGTATTTCATCCGCGCTACGCTCAGTTGGAACAAGAAGCGACTGAGCGATTATCCTTAAAGGCATCTCAGTACACACCACCACCTACTCCGAGCTTTCGTAATGACCAATATCGTCATCGCAACCAGAGGAATGTCAACCTTCACAACTCCGACTCATGGCAATCAACAACGAAAGCTGTCCCACCTACACCTATACCAAAACGTTCAGCTCAATTTGAGTGCATCATGTGTCAATGCCAGTGGCAAGTTACGCTACCTAGTACACCAATCTGCCCTAAATGCCATAGTCACCTATACGCAAGTGAGGTGTCATCAAGATAA
- a CDS encoding GmrSD restriction endonuclease domain-containing protein, giving the protein MDDIYQSYLSDEKEYFIGSMICINKGNNTFEVVDGQQRLTTLSLIVSELKLIDHQGVKTTLKNVYYLLMFILMKLDEPRLVVRKKNTTYINSTYYKIKEYKPENLLVQNSYLLIMLLL; this is encoded by the coding sequence ATCGACGACATTTATCAAAGCTACCTCTCAGATGAAAAGGAATACTTTATAGGAAGCATGATTTGCATTAATAAAGGAAACAATACATTCGAGGTTGTTGATGGTCAGCAACGTTTGACAACATTAAGTTTAATTGTATCCGAATTAAAGCTTATAGATCATCAAGGAGTAAAGACGACGCTTAAAAACGTATATTACCTATTGATGTTTATTCTGATGAAACTCGATGAACCTCGACTAGTTGTTCGAAAAAAGAACACGACCTATATAAATTCTACATATTACAAGATAAAAGAATACAAACCAGAAAACCTACTGGTACAGAACAGCTATTTATTGATAATGCTACTGTTATAA